One window of the Chryseobacterium sp. CY350 genome contains the following:
- a CDS encoding zinc-dependent metalloprotease produces the protein MRKQLLVMGVLLISNIFLAQTNRAWKEVSAKTSSEILENKTNILHPKTYHLDIDALKNVLVNAPQTFGKNRKSDIIVSFPNSEGIMENFRVRENSNFDPALAAKYPDIKSYLGENLEDSGSTVYFSVSQLGLSSMELYSNKSAVFIEPYTKDLSTYVVYKKSDKTASLDKFECTVIDVAQKGVDHSDLTARPNADDGKLRTFRLALSCTGEYTTYFGGTVAGALAAMNTTMTRVNGVFEKDFSARMILIPNNNTIIYTNAATDPYSGATAGTGGAWNGELQTNLTAVIGEANYDVGHLFGATGGGGNAGCIGCVCNNGTKGRGYTSPANGVPSGDTFDIDYVAHELGHQFGGNHTFSMNNEGSGVNMEPGSGSTIMAYAGITNQNVQMNSDAYFHAVSIQQITNNIKTKTCPVTTNTGNAIPTADAGLDYIIPKGTPFVLTGAGTDANSDPLTYVWEQMDNATAAQTGANSAASATKATGPTFRSYTPQTVPYRYFPALPRIVAGATTTSSPVGTTSGIVVEALSNVARTYNFRFTTRDNRAGGSGNNSDDAVITVNATAGPFIVTSQNTAGVVWTEGQTQTITWNVAGTTAAPVSTPNVTILLSKDGGLTFPTVLVASTPNSGTYTYTVPGGLGTITNNARIMVKGVNNIFLNVNSQNFTINSSAVVIPPGGGGNPGGGGNPGSPGNPQSPIFQGMMIYPVPANDGFVYIKTDFPPKFDDNRLPAPYKVTYEIYSMDGKLIVPKKTRHIFSRTVDNRADEKIDLRTLPTEAYMIHVTVDDEKIVKKLLMLNK, from the coding sequence CTTGACATAGATGCTCTGAAGAATGTACTGGTAAACGCACCTCAAACTTTTGGAAAAAACAGGAAATCTGATATTATTGTGTCATTTCCTAATTCTGAAGGTATTATGGAAAATTTTAGAGTGAGAGAAAATTCTAATTTTGATCCCGCTTTGGCAGCAAAATATCCTGATATTAAATCTTATTTGGGCGAAAATCTCGAAGATTCCGGGTCTACCGTGTATTTTAGCGTATCACAGTTAGGCTTGTCTTCAATGGAATTGTACAGTAATAAATCTGCTGTTTTTATTGAGCCGTATACAAAGGATCTTTCGACTTACGTAGTTTATAAAAAATCTGACAAAACAGCGAGTTTAGATAAATTCGAGTGTACAGTAATTGATGTTGCTCAAAAGGGAGTAGACCATTCAGACCTTACGGCAAGACCAAATGCTGATGACGGAAAATTACGAACTTTCAGATTAGCATTATCTTGTACAGGAGAATACACTACCTATTTTGGAGGAACAGTTGCAGGAGCTTTAGCTGCGATGAACACAACAATGACTCGTGTAAACGGAGTTTTTGAGAAAGATTTTTCTGCAAGAATGATTCTTATTCCAAATAATAATACAATCATTTATACTAATGCGGCAACAGATCCTTACTCAGGAGCTACAGCCGGAACCGGCGGTGCGTGGAATGGCGAGTTACAGACAAACCTAACAGCGGTAATAGGTGAAGCCAACTACGATGTAGGTCATTTATTCGGTGCAACAGGTGGTGGTGGTAATGCTGGGTGTATCGGATGTGTCTGCAACAACGGTACAAAAGGAAGAGGTTATACATCTCCAGCAAATGGAGTTCCATCGGGAGATACTTTTGATATTGACTATGTAGCTCACGAGCTAGGTCATCAATTTGGTGGAAATCATACTTTCTCAATGAATAATGAAGGATCAGGAGTCAATATGGAACCAGGCTCTGGTTCTACCATTATGGCTTATGCAGGAATTACCAATCAGAATGTACAGATGAATTCCGATGCATATTTTCATGCAGTAAGCATTCAGCAGATTACCAACAATATTAAAACAAAAACTTGTCCGGTAACTACAAATACAGGAAATGCTATTCCTACTGCTGATGCAGGATTAGATTATATCATTCCAAAAGGTACTCCTTTTGTGCTTACGGGAGCGGGTACTGACGCAAATAGCGATCCTCTTACTTATGTTTGGGAGCAAATGGATAACGCTACTGCTGCTCAAACCGGAGCTAATTCTGCAGCAAGTGCAACAAAAGCAACAGGACCTACATTTAGATCTTACACTCCGCAAACTGTACCATATAGATATTTCCCGGCATTACCGAGGATAGTTGCTGGTGCGACAACCACATCCAGCCCTGTGGGTACTACTTCAGGTATTGTTGTAGAAGCTCTGTCAAATGTTGCGAGAACATATAATTTCAGATTTACAACTCGAGATAACAGAGCGGGAGGCTCAGGAAACAATTCTGATGATGCGGTTATCACAGTAAACGCTACTGCAGGACCGTTCATTGTGACTTCTCAAAATACCGCAGGAGTTGTCTGGACAGAAGGCCAAACACAAACGATCACTTGGAATGTTGCAGGAACAACAGCTGCACCTGTAAGTACTCCGAATGTAACTATTTTATTGTCAAAAGACGGTGGTCTTACTTTCCCGACTGTATTGGTGGCAAGTACTCCGAATAGTGGTACATATACATATACTGTTCCGGGTGGTTTGGGAACTATTACCAACAATGCAAGAATTATGGTAAAAGGAGTTAATAATATCTTTTTGAATGTAAATTCACAAAACTTTACAATTAATTCTTCAGCAGTTGTAATTCCTCCAGGAGGTGGTGGAAATCCAGGAGGTGGCGGAAACCCAGGAAGTCCGGGAAATCCCCAATCTCCGATCTTTCAGGGAATGATGATTTATCCGGTTCCTGCAAATGACGGTTTTGTTTATATTAAGACAGATTTCCCTCCAAAATTTGATGATAACAGACTTCCTGCTCCATATAAAGTAACTTACGAAATTTACTCTATGGACGGAAAACTAATTGTACCAAAGAAAACCAGACATATTTTCTCTAGAACTGTTGATAACAGAGCAGATGAAAAGATTGATCTTAGAACTCTTCCTACAGAAGCGTACATGATTCATGTAACGGTAGATGATGAGAAAATTGTGAAAAAACTATTAATGCTCAATAAATAG
- a CDS encoding CPBP family intramembrane glutamic endopeptidase: MENSRYPKFTFTWIGGLVLLAGLFLGTIATSFINVFSMFVFKTNLQYKDWFFMFANAAGFLTAIAFFDFFVVRPTTKKKLNFNFSPTNFYTYLLIFPMMLGMMFIGEFVTSQIPITGPFFGKYYDFFTKLMEQLTDDPVIMIITAVIMAPIFEEIIFRGIIQKGLINNGMQPWKAIVFASIIFGMVHANPWQFVGAVLLGCVLGLVYYKTKSLLLPMLLHGFNNLCSAILIFYTKNESFSEAFKVSEWIILGIGIVLFSLFYYLFIKKYKVHYSEI; the protein is encoded by the coding sequence ATGGAAAACAGCAGATACCCAAAATTTACATTCACCTGGATTGGAGGTCTTGTCCTTTTAGCAGGTCTGTTTTTGGGGACAATTGCTACATCGTTTATCAATGTTTTCTCTATGTTCGTTTTTAAGACTAACTTACAATACAAAGATTGGTTTTTCATGTTTGCAAATGCAGCGGGATTTCTTACTGCTATTGCTTTTTTTGATTTTTTTGTTGTAAGGCCGACAACGAAAAAAAAGCTCAATTTCAACTTTTCACCAACAAATTTTTACACCTATTTATTGATATTTCCGATGATGTTGGGAATGATGTTTATTGGTGAATTTGTCACTTCCCAAATTCCGATCACCGGACCATTTTTTGGTAAATACTATGATTTTTTCACGAAATTGATGGAGCAGCTGACCGATGATCCTGTTATAATGATCATCACGGCGGTGATTATGGCGCCGATTTTTGAGGAGATTATTTTTAGGGGAATTATTCAGAAAGGATTGATCAATAATGGAATGCAACCGTGGAAAGCAATCGTTTTTGCCTCAATTATTTTCGGTATGGTACATGCAAATCCGTGGCAGTTTGTTGGTGCGGTTTTGTTGGGCTGCGTTTTAGGTTTGGTGTATTATAAGACGAAATCTTTGCTGTTGCCCATGTTGCTGCATGGTTTTAATAATCTTTGTTCAGCAATTTTAATTTTTTACACAAAAAATGAAAGTTTTTCAGAAGCATTCAAAGTTTCTGAATGGATAATATTAGGAATTGGGATTGTATTGTTTTCACTTTTCTATTATTTATTCATAAAAAAGTATAAAGTGCATTATTCGGAAATTTAA
- a CDS encoding TIGR02757 family protein: MNFEELKDFLNEKADIYNSSEFIQDDPIQIPHRFSLKQDIEIAGFLAATISWGNRKAIIKSAEKMLDIMGNSPYDFIKNFSEKDLKLLEGKSIHRTFNGEDFSYFIRQFNRIYAEKESLENLFIIKDSETNFYHAIERFRSKFLNIEKHRSHKHVSSPYKNSSSKRIIMFLRWMVRNDQRGVDFGIWKNIDTKHLSIPLDVHTGNISRKLGLISRTQNDWKTVVELDDVIRKFDAKDPAKYDFALFGLGVTKELF; this comes from the coding sequence ATGAATTTTGAAGAGTTAAAAGATTTTCTTAACGAAAAAGCTGACATTTATAACAGTTCTGAATTTATACAGGATGATCCCATACAGATTCCGCACCGCTTTTCTTTAAAACAGGATATTGAAATAGCAGGATTTCTTGCAGCTACAATTTCTTGGGGAAACAGAAAAGCAATCATAAAATCTGCAGAAAAGATGCTTGACATTATGGGGAATTCTCCATATGATTTTATTAAAAATTTTTCTGAAAAAGATTTGAAATTACTTGAAGGCAAAAGTATTCACAGAACATTTAATGGTGAAGATTTTTCATATTTTATCAGACAGTTTAATAGAATTTATGCTGAAAAGGAAAGTCTCGAAAATTTATTTATAATTAAAGATTCCGAAACCAATTTTTACCACGCGATCGAAAGATTCCGAAGTAAATTTTTAAATATCGAAAAACACAGAAGTCATAAACATGTAAGCTCGCCATACAAAAATTCTTCTTCAAAAAGAATCATAATGTTTCTGCGTTGGATGGTGCGAAATGATCAACGTGGCGTAGATTTTGGAATTTGGAAAAATATTGATACAAAACATTTATCCATACCTTTAGACGTTCATACCGGAAATATTTCAAGAAAATTAGGTTTGATTTCAAGAACACAAAATGACTGGAAAACTGTTGTAGAACTTGATGACGTAATCAGGAAATTTGATGCAAAAGATCCCGCAAAATATGATTTTGCACTGTTTGGTTTGGGAGTCACAAAAGAATTGTTTTAA
- a CDS encoding peptide chain release factor 3, translated as MSDLIKEIEKRKTFGIISHPDAGKTTLTEKLLLFGGAIQEAGAVKSNKIKKGATSDFMEIERQRGISVATSVLAFEYKGYKINILDTPGHKDFAEDTYRTLTAVDSVIVVIDVAKGVEEQTEKLVKVCRMRNIPMLVFINKLDREGKDAFDLLDEVEQKLGLRVVPLSLPIGMGADFQGIYNIWENNIQLFLEEKKQKVGEAIKFDDINDSTIDEIIGEKAAKNLREELELIQSVYPEFSREDYMNGDLQPVFFGSALNNFGVRELLDAFIEIAPMPQPKESETRMVKPEESAFTGFVFKIHANMDPKHRDRLAFVKIVSGTFKRNENYLLVREGKKMKFSSPNAFFADKKEVVDESFPGDIVGLHDTGSFRIGDTLTGGEKISFKGIPSFSPEHFRYINNNDPLKAKQLAKGIDQLMDEGVAQLFTLEMNNRKIIGTVGALQYEVIQYRLEHEYGAKCTYEPLSMHKACWVEADEKSDEYKEFARLKQRFLARDKYNQLVFLADSSFTIHMTQEKFPNVKLHFISEFRQN; from the coding sequence ATGTCAGACTTAATCAAAGAAATAGAGAAAAGAAAAACATTCGGAATTATTTCTCACCCCGATGCCGGAAAAACTACGCTTACTGAGAAATTACTTCTTTTTGGAGGAGCAATTCAGGAGGCCGGAGCGGTAAAATCAAACAAAATTAAAAAAGGAGCAACCTCCGACTTTATGGAAATCGAAAGACAGAGAGGAATCTCAGTTGCGACTTCCGTTTTAGCATTTGAATATAAAGGTTACAAAATCAACATTCTAGATACGCCGGGTCACAAAGATTTTGCTGAAGATACTTACAGAACTTTAACTGCTGTAGATTCTGTAATCGTTGTCATTGACGTTGCAAAAGGTGTTGAGGAACAGACAGAAAAATTGGTGAAAGTCTGCAGAATGAGAAACATCCCGATGCTTGTTTTCATTAATAAATTGGATCGTGAGGGAAAAGATGCATTCGATTTGTTGGATGAAGTTGAGCAGAAATTAGGTTTAAGAGTTGTTCCGCTTTCTCTTCCGATCGGAATGGGAGCAGATTTTCAGGGAATTTATAATATCTGGGAAAATAATATTCAGCTATTTTTAGAAGAAAAGAAACAGAAAGTGGGTGAAGCCATCAAATTTGATGACATTAATGATTCTACAATCGACGAAATTATTGGTGAAAAAGCTGCCAAGAATTTAAGGGAAGAATTAGAATTAATTCAGTCTGTTTATCCTGAATTCAGCCGTGAGGATTACATGAATGGTGATTTGCAACCCGTTTTTTTCGGTTCTGCTTTAAATAATTTTGGAGTTCGTGAATTGTTGGATGCATTTATTGAAATCGCTCCGATGCCGCAGCCAAAAGAAAGCGAAACTCGCATGGTAAAACCTGAAGAGTCTGCATTTACAGGGTTTGTTTTTAAAATCCACGCAAATATGGATCCCAAGCACAGAGACCGTTTGGCTTTTGTGAAAATTGTTTCAGGAACATTTAAAAGAAATGAAAATTATCTATTGGTAAGAGAAGGCAAAAAGATGAAATTCTCTTCTCCGAATGCATTTTTTGCAGATAAAAAAGAAGTTGTGGACGAAAGTTTCCCCGGAGACATTGTTGGGCTGCATGATACCGGAAGTTTCAGAATTGGTGATACTTTGACAGGTGGCGAAAAGATTAGCTTTAAGGGAATCCCAAGTTTCTCTCCTGAACATTTCAGATATATCAATAATAATGATCCTTTAAAGGCTAAACAATTAGCAAAAGGTATTGATCAGTTGATGGATGAAGGTGTTGCTCAGTTATTTACACTTGAAATGAACAACAGAAAGATCATCGGAACCGTGGGGGCTCTTCAATACGAGGTAATTCAATACCGTCTTGAACACGAGTACGGAGCAAAATGTACTTACGAACCACTTTCTATGCACAAAGCATGTTGGGTAGAAGCTGATGAAAAATCTGATGAGTATAAAGAATTTGCAAGATTAAAGCAAAGATTTCTCGCCAGAGACAAATACAATCAACTGGTATTCTTAGCTGATTCATCATTTACAATTCACATGACTCAGGAGAAGTTCCCAAATGTGAAGCTGCATTTCATTAGTGAATTCAGACAAAATTAA
- a CDS encoding MFS transporter: protein MDHAVKRPENVNLPLLTYVGFTFLGYFIIGLSLSVLPIFISKNLGFSLVIAGLVISLQYVATFFLRAYSGKIIDGKGPKPAVLFSMLSFSLTGIFLIIAYYFKLSPLLSLGFLIITRLLTGCGEGMIGASPINWAIMAIGEKHTAKIISYNGVACYGALAIGASLGVVIEHRFGLYGIGILSILIGILGFLLAKTKTNYTNSHTQDSQSFWKVLGKVSPFGICLALGGIGFASISTFITLYYNYFHWNNGALCLSVFGGLFVAGRLVFSNVINNYGGIKVAIACLLVEAIGLSIISLATNAEMALFGAGVTGLGFSLIFPALGVVAIKSVSPSSQGSALAGYGLFIDLSLGVAGPLIGGVADIWGMKYIFPFSALMVLIGLGVAYFLKTKLSFKKS from the coding sequence ATGGATCATGCAGTCAAACGTCCCGAAAACGTTAATTTACCTTTATTAACATACGTTGGTTTCACTTTTTTAGGATATTTTATTATAGGCTTATCTCTTTCCGTACTTCCTATTTTCATCAGTAAAAATTTAGGTTTCAGTTTGGTGATTGCCGGATTGGTGATCAGTTTACAATATGTTGCAACATTTTTTCTGAGAGCATATTCAGGCAAAATCATTGACGGAAAAGGTCCAAAACCGGCCGTTTTATTCAGTATGTTGAGCTTTTCTTTAACCGGAATTTTCCTTATTATCGCGTACTATTTTAAATTATCCCCTTTATTGAGTTTAGGATTTTTAATCATCACACGCCTTCTGACAGGTTGCGGAGAAGGAATGATCGGTGCAAGTCCTATTAACTGGGCAATTATGGCGATTGGCGAAAAACATACAGCAAAAATCATTTCCTACAATGGTGTTGCGTGTTACGGAGCTTTAGCAATTGGTGCATCACTAGGAGTTGTTATCGAACATCGATTTGGACTCTACGGCATAGGAATTCTTTCTATTTTAATTGGAATTTTAGGTTTTCTTCTTGCCAAAACAAAAACAAACTATACCAATTCACACACTCAGGATTCACAATCATTCTGGAAAGTTTTAGGAAAAGTTTCCCCTTTCGGAATTTGTCTTGCTTTGGGCGGAATCGGTTTTGCAAGCATTTCTACCTTTATCACATTGTACTACAACTATTTCCATTGGAATAACGGTGCGCTTTGTCTCAGCGTTTTCGGCGGATTATTCGTAGCAGGAAGATTGGTTTTCAGCAATGTGATCAACAATTATGGTGGAATTAAAGTTGCCATTGCCTGTCTTTTAGTAGAAGCGATCGGTCTTTCAATTATTTCACTTGCTACTAATGCTGAAATGGCTCTTTTTGGAGCCGGAGTTACCGGATTAGGATTTTCTCTAATTTTTCCTGCGCTTGGAGTCGTTGCTATCAAAAGTGTTTCGCCGTCAAGTCAGGGTTCTGCTTTGGCAGGTTACGGACTTTTTATTGATCTTTCACTTGGTGTTGCAGGTCCGCTTATTGGCGGTGTTGCAGATATTTGGGGAATGAAATATATCTTTCCGTTTAGTGCATTAATGGTTTTGATAGGTTTGGGAGTCGCTTATTTTCTTAAAACAAAATTGAGTTTCAAAAAGTCTTAA
- a CDS encoding choice-of-anchor L domain-containing protein, which produces MLNYRLKNYFRLSFILLFCFSIFSYAQKNRPPAKKTIPLNAKAGAYIDVNVAPYPQTNFTATQLVTDVLVGSSAGCGTPNISNVTVSPNQLVTNNDRFWGYFNKTTSAFPFDEGIVLTTGFARKAGNIAETGILSDGNGGGSDADLIAAIGVTTQINNAAVLEFDFVPTSSQMKFRYIFASEEYTGSFPCPPTQYDDAFALLLKPNTPGSTYTNLAVLPGGAGPVSVPNILPSSFACGPINAQYFGSLAPNATNYNGTTAPLTAEATVIPGQSYHIKMVVADARDSSYGSAVFLEAGSFDIGISIVDSAGNLIPSVLNVCDNVPQVLNAQVVATPGMTFQWFKDDVAIAGATNISYTATSPGVYSVKVTIPGGNCPGEAKVTIVGGTTPTAQNATLKLCTTPSTLNFDLNLAKPSISTTPGAIFRFYVNQADAIAQNGSFIAAPESFNGNDGQVLHVVVSNGAFCSKLVTLTLNKEATPIAALAATKLKICSGESVTLTASGGVTYQWNNFTGTGAVRTVSPTQNTTYTVYAIGAQGCKSLQPATVIVEVVPAITSNLSGGFICLGDRITLDAGTGPNYTYQWNNGETSQTVAAELPGLYSVTISNGVCSKVYSTQVILAIIPQIIKVDYDENGTLVVTASNPSNGQLEYSNDNGVTWQSSNVFTNVANNTLVPIRVKVKNTSCVGFLEYFTFIMKNVITPNGDNVNDMIDFRGISDLKDFQAVISDRYGKAVFKAEKTRPFWDGFFQGKKLPTSSYWYQVTFEDPATKKLTVKTGWILLKNFE; this is translated from the coding sequence ATGTTAAATTATAGATTGAAAAACTACTTTAGGCTTAGTTTTATTTTGTTATTCTGTTTCAGCATATTCTCTTATGCACAGAAAAACAGGCCGCCGGCAAAAAAAACTATTCCCCTCAATGCTAAAGCCGGAGCTTATATAGATGTAAATGTAGCGCCTTATCCCCAGACAAATTTTACAGCCACACAGCTTGTTACTGATGTTTTGGTGGGAAGTTCTGCCGGATGTGGAACGCCAAATATTTCTAATGTAACAGTGAGTCCAAATCAGCTAGTCACCAATAATGACCGATTTTGGGGTTATTTCAACAAAACTACATCAGCTTTCCCTTTTGACGAGGGCATTGTTTTAACAACAGGATTTGCAAGAAAAGCTGGAAATATTGCTGAAACGGGTATCTTAAGCGATGGCAATGGTGGTGGAAGTGATGCGGATCTTATTGCGGCCATCGGAGTGACAACACAGATTAACAATGCTGCGGTTTTAGAATTTGACTTTGTACCTACAAGTTCTCAGATGAAGTTCAGATATATCTTTGCTTCTGAAGAATATACAGGCAGCTTTCCTTGCCCACCGACACAATATGATGACGCATTTGCTTTGTTGTTGAAGCCAAATACTCCTGGTTCCACGTATACTAATTTGGCTGTACTTCCTGGAGGCGCAGGTCCGGTTTCGGTTCCTAATATTCTTCCTTCAAGTTTCGCATGTGGACCTATCAATGCACAGTATTTTGGATCTTTAGCACCTAATGCAACCAATTATAATGGTACTACTGCACCACTTACCGCTGAAGCGACTGTTATTCCTGGGCAGTCTTACCATATTAAAATGGTCGTTGCTGACGCCAGAGACTCCAGTTATGGATCTGCGGTTTTCTTAGAGGCGGGTTCATTTGATATTGGAATCAGCATTGTAGACAGCGCAGGGAATTTAATTCCAAGCGTTTTAAATGTCTGTGACAATGTGCCGCAGGTTTTAAATGCTCAGGTTGTAGCAACTCCGGGAATGACTTTTCAATGGTTTAAAGACGACGTTGCAATTGCAGGTGCTACCAATATTTCATATACTGCAACTTCACCGGGCGTTTATAGTGTAAAGGTTACTATACCTGGAGGTAATTGTCCGGGCGAGGCGAAAGTAACCATCGTGGGTGGTACAACTCCTACTGCTCAGAATGCCACTTTAAAACTTTGTACTACACCAAGTACTTTAAATTTTGATTTAAATTTAGCTAAACCATCAATAAGTACAACTCCGGGAGCTATTTTCCGTTTTTATGTAAATCAAGCAGATGCAATTGCACAAAATGGTAGCTTCATTGCTGCTCCAGAATCATTTAACGGAAATGATGGTCAGGTTTTGCATGTTGTTGTTTCAAATGGTGCTTTTTGCAGTAAATTAGTTACTTTAACTTTAAATAAGGAAGCAACTCCTATAGCAGCTCTTGCAGCGACAAAATTAAAAATTTGTTCAGGTGAATCTGTTACTTTAACCGCTTCCGGCGGAGTAACTTACCAGTGGAATAATTTCACAGGAACTGGCGCAGTTCGTACGGTTTCGCCAACTCAGAACACAACATACACGGTTTATGCAATTGGTGCGCAAGGTTGTAAATCATTGCAGCCGGCTACTGTGATCGTAGAAGTTGTTCCTGCAATCACTTCTAATCTTTCAGGAGGGTTTATTTGTTTAGGAGACAGAATCACTTTAGATGCAGGAACTGGTCCAAATTACACCTATCAGTGGAATAACGGTGAAACTTCTCAGACCGTAGCAGCAGAATTGCCGGGACTGTATTCTGTAACTATCAGCAATGGCGTTTGTTCTAAAGTATATTCAACGCAAGTTATCTTGGCGATTATTCCTCAGATTATCAAAGTTGATTATGATGAAAACGGAACGTTAGTGGTTACTGCAAGTAATCCTAGTAACGGACAGTTAGAATATTCTAATGACAACGGAGTAACGTGGCAATCCTCTAATGTATTTACAAATGTCGCGAACAACACCCTTGTTCCTATCAGAGTAAAGGTGAAAAATACAAGTTGTGTAGGTTTCTTAGAATATTTCACATTTATTATGAAAAATGTAATTACACCGAATGGTGATAATGTGAATGATATGATTGATTTCAGAGGAATTAGTGATCTTAAAGATTTCCAGGCTGTAATTTCTGACCGTTACGGTAAAGCAGTTTTCAAAGCTGAAAAAACACGACCTTTCTGGGATGGTTTCTTCCAGGGAAAAAAATTACCGACATCATCTTACTGGTATCAGGTAACATTTGAAGATCCTGCAACGAAAAAGCTAACTGTGAAGACAGGATGGATTTTACTTAAAAATTTCGAATAA
- a CDS encoding ribonuclease Z, with translation MSTYLTILGFNSAIPTVNTSPTAQLLEMEERCFLIDCGEGTQVQLRKAKARFSKINHIFISHLHGDHCFGLPGLIASFRLLGRDVPLHVYGPKGIKKMLETIFTITETHRGFEVVYHELDKDYSEKIYEDNRVEVFTIPLDHRIYCNGYLFKEKQKDRHLNMQEISKYKEIETCDYHNLKAGKDFELSDGYILKNEVLTTEPAHPVSYAFCSDTRYLESVIPIIKNVTVLYHESTFLHDLKEMADYTGHTTALEAARIARQAEVGKLILGHFSNRYGDLTVFTDEARTVFPNTFLPKALEVVKI, from the coding sequence TTGAGTACTTATTTAACTATTTTAGGCTTTAATTCGGCGATTCCGACTGTAAATACATCGCCCACCGCTCAGCTTCTGGAAATGGAAGAAAGATGTTTCCTGATCGACTGTGGTGAGGGAACGCAAGTGCAGCTGAGAAAAGCAAAAGCAAGATTTTCAAAAATCAATCATATATTTATTTCCCATCTTCATGGCGATCATTGTTTTGGTTTGCCGGGACTCATTGCTTCATTTCGTCTGCTTGGAAGGGACGTTCCTTTGCATGTTTACGGTCCGAAAGGCATCAAAAAAATGTTGGAGACTATTTTTACGATTACAGAAACCCATCGTGGTTTTGAGGTCGTTTATCATGAGCTGGATAAAGATTATTCCGAAAAAATATATGAAGATAATAGAGTAGAGGTCTTTACGATTCCTTTGGATCACAGGATTTATTGCAACGGATATCTTTTTAAAGAAAAGCAAAAAGATAGACATCTTAATATGCAGGAAATTTCTAAATATAAAGAAATTGAAACCTGCGATTATCATAATCTGAAAGCCGGAAAAGATTTTGAACTAAGCGACGGATACATACTTAAAAATGAAGTTTTGACCACAGAACCGGCGCATCCTGTTTCTTACGCGTTTTGCAGCGACACCAGATATTTGGAATCTGTAATCCCGATCATCAAAAATGTCACTGTTTTATATCACGAATCTACTTTTTTGCACGATTTGAAAGAAATGGCAGATTATACAGGTCACACCACTGCTTTGGAAGCTGCAAGAATTGCGAGACAGGCTGAAGTCGGAAAGCTTATTTTAGGTCATTTTTCTAACAGATATGGTGATTTGACGGTGTTTACAGACGAAGCGCGAACTGTTTTTCCAAACACATTTTTACCAAAAGCATTGGAAGTTGTGAAAATTTAA
- the rdgB gene encoding RdgB/HAM1 family non-canonical purine NTP pyrophosphatase, giving the protein MELLVATHNIHKKEEIQQILGNGFVVKSLTDYNIHEEIVEDGDSFNANALIKAKYCFEKTGIPSLGDDSGLVVEALDGRPGIFSARYAGDHDFAKNIEKVLVEMEDIANRKAYFITVLCYYDENGAQYFDGRAHGNLLTENKGHKGFGYDPIFVPEGYEMTFAEMNTEDKNQISHRKQALDLFLDFLKEKS; this is encoded by the coding sequence ATGGAATTATTAGTTGCTACCCACAACATACACAAAAAAGAAGAAATTCAGCAGATTTTGGGAAACGGATTTGTCGTTAAAAGTCTGACAGACTACAATATACACGAAGAAATTGTAGAAGATGGAGATTCGTTCAATGCAAATGCATTAATCAAAGCTAAATATTGCTTCGAAAAAACCGGAATTCCAAGTTTAGGAGACGACAGCGGTTTGGTTGTAGAAGCTCTAGACGGAAGACCCGGAATTTTCTCAGCGCGTTACGCAGGAGATCATGATTTCGCCAAAAATATTGAAAAAGTTTTAGTCGAAATGGAAGATATAGCAAATAGAAAAGCTTACTTCATTACGGTTTTATGTTACTATGACGAAAACGGAGCGCAATATTTTGATGGCAGAGCACACGGAAATTTACTGACAGAAAATAAAGGTCACAAAGGTTTCGGATACGATCCTATTTTTGTTCCGGAAGGTTACGAAATGACTTTTGCAGAAATGAATACTGAAGATAAAAACCAGATCAGCCACAGAAAGCAGGCTTTGGATTTGTTTCTGGATTTTTTGAAGGAGAAAAGTTAG